Proteins encoded by one window of Kribbella italica:
- a CDS encoding TetR family transcriptional regulator C-terminal domain-containing protein, giving the protein MSKGEETRAAVLDVAAAQVSVIGLSALSIGLLAERTRLSKSGLFSHFKSKEQLQLDVIDWTAELFAERVIRPALKAPRGEARLRALFDRKLRWDSGDLALPGGCFFYSVSAELDDAPPGPVRDRFLQAYRDYIDAIATVFRTGITEGQFRPDADPEQYAFDIQGVLMAFHHASRLLGDDRAEARARAAFEALLDAARI; this is encoded by the coding sequence GTGAGCAAAGGTGAGGAGACCAGGGCGGCGGTGCTCGACGTCGCCGCGGCGCAGGTCAGCGTGATCGGGCTGAGCGCGCTCAGCATCGGTCTGCTCGCCGAGCGGACGCGGCTGTCGAAGAGCGGCCTGTTCTCCCACTTCAAGTCCAAGGAGCAGCTCCAGCTCGACGTGATCGACTGGACCGCGGAGCTGTTCGCCGAGCGGGTCATCCGGCCGGCGCTGAAGGCTCCGCGCGGCGAGGCCCGGTTGCGCGCGCTGTTCGACCGCAAGCTGCGCTGGGACAGCGGCGATCTCGCGCTGCCCGGCGGCTGCTTCTTCTACAGCGTGTCCGCCGAGCTGGACGACGCGCCGCCCGGGCCGGTCCGTGACCGCTTCCTGCAGGCGTACCGCGACTACATCGACGCGATCGCGACCGTCTTCCGGACCGGGATCACCGAGGGGCAGTTCCGGCCGGACGCCGACCCGGAGCAGTACGCCTTCGACATCCAGGGCGTGCTGATGGCCTTCCATCACGCCAGTCGCCTGCTCGGTGACGACCGCGCCGAGGCGCGGGCGCGCGCCGCCTTCGAAGCGCTGCTCGACGCGGCGCGGATCTAG
- a CDS encoding GroES family chaperonin: MLHDRVLVSLEVEGERKSSAGILIPATAQMGRRLAWAKVVAIGANVRTVEIDDRVLFDPEDRAEVEVRGDDYVLLRERDLHAVAANRLEDGQTGLYL, encoded by the coding sequence ATGCTGCACGACCGGGTCCTGGTCTCGCTGGAGGTCGAGGGCGAGCGCAAGTCCTCGGCCGGGATCCTGATCCCGGCGACCGCGCAGATGGGCCGCCGGCTGGCCTGGGCCAAGGTGGTCGCGATCGGCGCCAACGTGCGCACGGTCGAGATCGACGACCGGGTCCTGTTCGACCCCGAGGACCGGGCCGAGGTCGAGGTCCGCGGCGACGACTACGTGCTGCTGCGCGAGCGCGACCTGCACGCGGTCGCCGCCAACCGGCTCGAGGACGGCCAGACCGGGCTCTACCTTTAG
- a CDS encoding GNAT family N-acetyltransferase, whose product MSDVDGLVIERHDAISTAKLRDDILPVYAASHDDQMYDPWFHPDQFWERLVDLYLPGRDFELVAGRIAGVVVGYAFGSPRDQHGAIWDDLHSAYPGWGLPAESEPLYMFREFATDPEHQRKGVGRRVHDALLEGRPEPAAELLVRKDNVPAQAAYRSWGWVQLGEKQPFPDSPVFDRLVLNLRPA is encoded by the coding sequence ATGAGCGATGTCGACGGGTTGGTCATCGAGCGGCACGACGCGATCTCCACTGCGAAACTGCGTGACGACATCTTGCCGGTGTATGCCGCCTCGCACGACGACCAGATGTACGACCCGTGGTTTCATCCCGACCAGTTCTGGGAGCGTCTGGTCGACCTGTACCTCCCCGGTCGCGACTTCGAGCTCGTTGCGGGGCGAATTGCCGGCGTCGTGGTTGGCTACGCCTTCGGTAGTCCACGAGACCAACACGGCGCGATCTGGGACGACCTTCACTCGGCGTACCCCGGATGGGGGCTACCGGCTGAGTCGGAGCCGCTCTACATGTTCCGGGAGTTCGCCACCGATCCGGAGCATCAGCGGAAAGGCGTAGGGCGCCGAGTGCATGACGCGCTACTCGAAGGAAGACCCGAACCGGCCGCGGAGTTGCTGGTGCGCAAGGACAACGTGCCCGCACAAGCGGCGTACCGCTCGTGGGGATGGGTCCAGCTCGGAGAGAAGCAACCGTTCCCCGACTCGCCCGTGTTCGATCGGTTGGTCTTGAACCTGCGACCTGCCTAG
- the bcp gene encoding thioredoxin-dependent thiol peroxidase: MSERLSVGDAAPEFTLPDADGNDVSLGDLRGKNVIVYFYPAAMTPGCTKQACDFRDSLDSLAAAGYAVLGISPDKPAKLQKFREHDGVTFPLLSDPDKAVLTAYGAFGEKTMYGKKVTGVIRSTFVVDGEGKIAVAQYNVKATGHVAKLRRDLGL, encoded by the coding sequence ATGTCCGAGCGCCTGTCCGTCGGCGACGCCGCACCTGAGTTCACCCTGCCCGACGCGGACGGCAACGACGTCTCGCTGGGCGACCTGCGCGGCAAGAACGTGATCGTCTACTTCTACCCGGCCGCGATGACGCCGGGCTGTACCAAGCAGGCCTGCGACTTCCGTGACTCGCTCGACTCGCTGGCCGCCGCCGGGTACGCCGTACTGGGGATCTCGCCGGACAAGCCGGCCAAGCTGCAGAAGTTCCGCGAGCACGACGGCGTGACGTTCCCGCTGCTGAGCGACCCGGACAAGGCGGTCCTGACGGCGTACGGGGCCTTCGGCGAGAAGACGATGTACGGCAAGAAGGTGACCGGGGTGATCCGCTCGACGTTCGTCGTCGACGGCGAGGGCAAGATCGCGGTCGCGCAGTACAACGTGAAGGCCACCGGGCACGTCGCCAAGCTTCGCCGCGATCTCGGTCTCTGA
- a CDS encoding GAF domain-containing protein, whose product MEELDTIPGGDSGRTEKARLSFLTYDNFPVGDVRRPVLASWVRSRRRNLPADRIDLPYVADPDLDQPLARSADPVLLRLHEHLDGQPISVILTERDGLVLRRLTADNELSRHLDRVHLAPGFSYSEQFAGTNGIGTALERGGPMHVFGHEHYAEDLEDLACAGVPIKHPISGKTVGAIDLTCWRKDAGSLLIALAKTTADQIRAALLRDCTARQQELVEQYLQAGRRTADMVLAFDGDLLVMNANARRNLDNSDQAAILAQGTELLTEGRSAVAVELPSGTRVRITCRPVPEGVRTTAAVLQVTPRAPGLGVMTVRASQPPPRPELPGMVGRSGPWLACCRDVDNAYRAGQWTVLSGEAGTGKFALARAAHQQNNPAGAVAVLDASSTSDLAADVEAELADDTVQALIIRHAERLTPPQLDELVGAFYTALEDRRTDPPWVALTLTVGSTDPDLGELLPLFPLTVTVPPLRHHAEDIRELVPFFLSRLSRGGLRCSPEALHQLLRSSWPGNTAELRQVLKQIVQHRRRTGVVALADLPADLQSISRRSLSPLESLERDAVIRSLLDNNGNRREAARALGMSRATIYRKIHDYGIR is encoded by the coding sequence GTGGAGGAACTGGACACCATCCCCGGAGGAGACAGCGGCCGGACCGAGAAGGCCCGGTTGAGTTTCCTGACCTACGACAACTTCCCGGTCGGCGACGTCCGCCGTCCGGTCCTCGCCTCCTGGGTCCGTTCGCGCCGGCGCAACCTGCCCGCCGACCGGATCGACCTCCCGTACGTCGCCGACCCGGATCTCGACCAGCCGCTGGCGCGCAGCGCGGACCCGGTCCTGCTGCGGCTGCACGAGCATCTCGACGGGCAGCCGATCAGCGTCATCCTGACCGAGCGGGACGGCCTGGTGCTGCGGCGGCTGACCGCCGACAACGAGCTGAGCCGGCACCTGGACCGGGTGCATCTCGCGCCGGGATTCAGCTACTCGGAGCAGTTCGCGGGCACCAACGGGATCGGGACGGCGCTCGAACGCGGCGGCCCGATGCACGTCTTCGGGCACGAGCACTACGCGGAGGACCTCGAGGACCTCGCGTGCGCCGGCGTACCGATCAAGCATCCGATCAGCGGCAAGACCGTCGGCGCCATCGACCTCACCTGCTGGCGCAAGGACGCGGGCTCGTTGCTGATCGCCTTGGCGAAGACCACCGCGGACCAGATCCGCGCGGCGCTGCTGCGGGACTGCACGGCGCGGCAGCAGGAACTCGTCGAGCAGTACCTGCAGGCCGGACGTCGTACGGCGGACATGGTGCTCGCCTTCGACGGCGACCTCCTGGTGATGAACGCCAACGCCCGGCGCAACCTCGACAACAGCGACCAGGCGGCGATCCTCGCCCAGGGCACCGAGCTCCTGACCGAGGGCCGATCCGCCGTGGCCGTCGAGCTGCCGAGCGGCACCCGGGTCCGCATCACCTGCCGCCCGGTCCCCGAAGGCGTCCGCACGACCGCCGCGGTCCTCCAGGTCACCCCGCGGGCTCCCGGCCTCGGCGTCATGACCGTCCGAGCCAGCCAGCCGCCCCCACGCCCCGAGCTTCCGGGCATGGTCGGCCGAAGCGGCCCCTGGCTCGCCTGCTGCCGAGACGTCGACAACGCCTACCGCGCCGGCCAATGGACCGTCCTCAGCGGCGAGGCCGGCACGGGCAAATTCGCCCTGGCCCGTGCGGCCCACCAGCAGAACAACCCCGCCGGCGCCGTCGCCGTACTGGACGCTTCTTCGACATCCGACCTCGCAGCCGACGTCGAGGCAGAACTGGCCGACGACACCGTGCAGGCGCTGATCATCCGCCACGCCGAGCGCCTCACCCCACCCCAGCTGGACGAACTGGTCGGAGCCTTCTACACCGCCCTGGAAGACCGCCGTACCGACCCACCTTGGGTCGCCCTGACCCTCACCGTAGGCAGCACCGACCCGGACCTGGGCGAACTGCTTCCACTCTTCCCCCTGACCGTCACCGTCCCGCCCCTACGCCACCACGCCGAAGACATCCGGGAACTGGTCCCCTTCTTCCTCAGCCGCCTGAGCCGAGGAGGCCTCCGCTGTTCCCCCGAGGCCCTCCACCAGCTCCTCCGCTCCTCCTGGCCCGGCAACACCGCGGAGCTCCGCCAGGTCCTCAAACAAATCGTCCAGCACCGCCGCCGTACCGGCGTAGTGGCCCTCGCCGACCTCCCCGCCGACCTCCAGTCCATCAGCCGCCGCAGCCTGAGCCCGCTGGAGTCCCTCGAACGCGACGCCGTCATCCGCAGCCTCCTGGACAACAACGGCAACCGCCGCGAAGCCGCCCGCGCCCTGGGCATGTCCCGAGCCACCATCTACCGAAAGATCCACGACTACGGCATCCGCTGA
- a CDS encoding VWA domain-containing protein, with product MTRSNNNRRPVYLTAVGLLVLSLGAVFVVRSFGSESGADGLLGGKCDEPTQVKLSTTPEFQPQLDQATKALMAKGGEDGNPCLQFTITAAQSASVAQEISTAGDNRPDLWVPDSSLWVGRADDGESIPSIAVPSLATSPLVLVGRSDNFANTSSWLGLFATTQPALLDPGKQSSGALALLAVQAERAKTSASNSQVAKVLVPLAQRLGSMPKPYTEVSGPLSRASSEGSSVVVPMSEQAFVKYQDDNPAAPLKAIVPRSGTLLMDYPVVVTAKNNAEAITEAGKALGEQMLSDGVSQSRDDAGFRDALMSPLGEGRGVGDITQLTKPTASAIEKTLLSWTTLSLSAHSLAVIDVSGSMAEKVPGSAKTRMQLTIEAAGNGLKLFPDSAELGLWVFSTKIGPEQADFKKLVSIGKLTPGHRQQMINNLTSQSARVGGGTGLYDTAIAAVREVRSQYNSGAVNTVLLFTDGKNDDPGSVGLDRALQILEGLKDPARPVRIIALGIGPDADETELKRLAQATGGQSYVARNPTDLQDVFIDALQNR from the coding sequence GTGACGCGAAGTAACAACAACCGCCGGCCGGTGTACTTGACCGCCGTCGGTCTCTTGGTGCTCTCGCTGGGTGCCGTGTTCGTGGTCCGCTCCTTCGGATCCGAGTCCGGCGCCGACGGTTTGCTGGGCGGTAAGTGTGACGAGCCGACCCAGGTCAAACTCAGCACGACGCCCGAGTTCCAGCCTCAGCTGGACCAGGCGACCAAGGCTCTGATGGCCAAGGGCGGTGAGGACGGGAACCCCTGTCTGCAGTTCACCATCACCGCCGCGCAGTCCGCGTCGGTCGCCCAGGAGATCTCGACCGCTGGTGACAACCGGCCCGACCTGTGGGTGCCGGACTCCTCACTGTGGGTGGGCCGCGCCGACGACGGCGAGTCCATCCCGAGCATCGCGGTCCCGTCGCTGGCCACGTCTCCTCTGGTCCTGGTCGGCCGGTCGGACAACTTCGCGAACACCTCGTCGTGGCTAGGCCTCTTCGCGACCACCCAGCCGGCCCTGCTCGACCCGGGCAAACAGTCCTCGGGTGCGCTCGCGCTGCTGGCGGTCCAGGCCGAACGGGCCAAGACTTCGGCCTCGAACAGCCAGGTCGCCAAGGTGCTGGTACCACTCGCGCAGCGGCTCGGCTCGATGCCGAAGCCGTACACCGAGGTGAGCGGGCCGCTCAGCCGGGCCTCCTCCGAGGGCAGTTCGGTCGTCGTACCGATGTCCGAGCAGGCATTCGTCAAGTACCAGGACGACAACCCGGCGGCGCCGCTGAAGGCGATCGTGCCGCGCAGCGGGACGCTGCTGATGGACTACCCGGTCGTGGTCACCGCCAAGAACAACGCCGAGGCGATCACCGAAGCCGGCAAGGCCCTGGGCGAGCAGATGCTGTCCGACGGCGTCAGCCAGTCCCGCGACGACGCGGGCTTCCGCGACGCCCTGATGAGCCCGCTCGGCGAAGGCCGCGGCGTCGGCGACATCACCCAACTGACCAAGCCGACCGCCAGCGCGATCGAGAAGACCCTGCTGAGCTGGACGACGCTGTCGCTGTCGGCGCACTCGCTGGCCGTCATCGACGTCTCGGGCTCGATGGCCGAGAAGGTCCCCGGCAGCGCCAAGACCCGGATGCAGCTCACCATCGAGGCCGCCGGCAACGGCCTCAAGCTGTTCCCGGACTCGGCCGAACTGGGCCTGTGGGTGTTCTCCACGAAGATCGGCCCCGAACAGGCCGACTTCAAGAAGCTGGTCTCGATCGGCAAGCTGACCCCGGGCCACCGGCAGCAGATGATCAACAACCTGACCAGCCAGTCGGCCCGCGTCGGCGGTGGCACCGGCCTCTACGACACGGCGATCGCCGCCGTACGAGAGGTCCGCAGCCAGTACAACTCCGGCGCCGTCAACACCGTCCTGCTCTTCACCGACGGCAAGAACGACGACCCCGGCAGCGTCGGCCTCGACCGCGCCCTGCAGATCCTCGAGGGCCTGAAGGACCCGGCCCGCCCGGTCCGCATCATCGCCCTCGGCATCGGCCCCGACGCCGACGAGACCGAGCTCAAGCGCCTGGCCCAGGCCACCGGCGGCCAGAGCTACGTCGCCCGCAACCCCACGGACCTCCAGGACGTCTTCATCGACGCCCTGCAGAACCGCTGA
- a CDS encoding DUF3618 domain-containing protein — translation MSDTQARGTEQIEADIAATRARLAATVDELVDRTSPKNVAKRQVEQAKAQVFDERGELRTQKLVAVGAAVVGVVGVLLMIRKLVGRR, via the coding sequence GTGTCGGACACGCAGGCTCGTGGTACCGAGCAGATCGAGGCGGACATCGCCGCCACCCGTGCACGACTGGCCGCGACCGTGGACGAGCTGGTCGACCGCACGAGCCCGAAGAACGTGGCCAAGCGGCAGGTCGAGCAGGCGAAGGCGCAGGTCTTCGACGAGCGCGGCGAGCTGCGGACCCAGAAGCTGGTCGCAGTCGGCGCGGCGGTGGTCGGCGTGGTCGGCGTACTGCTGATGATCCGCAAGCTGGTGGGCCGCCGGTGA
- a CDS encoding class I SAM-dependent methyltransferase, producing MGEGDGVVGGVVGILRGVGWRPRGVLDLGCGTGRHLAGLVAEFGVDAVGVDLQEQLVEYGRQRYGVDVRVGDMRSVRLGRRSMWSPVWGTALRTCRVRMRWRPRLLRLLRTPARGRWWSFRR from the coding sequence ATGGGTGAGGGCGACGGGGTCGTTGGTGGGGTTGTGGGGATCTTGCGTGGGGTCGGGTGGCGGCCCCGGGGGGTGCTTGATCTTGGGTGTGGGACTGGGCGGCATCTGGCGGGGCTGGTGGCGGAGTTCGGGGTGGACGCCGTAGGGGTGGATCTGCAGGAGCAGTTGGTGGAGTACGGGCGTCAGCGGTACGGGGTTGATGTTCGGGTGGGTGATATGCGGAGCGTTCGGTTGGGGCGGCGTTCGATGTGGTCACCTGTTTGGGGAACAGCCTTGCGTACTTGCAGAGTGAGGATGAGGTGGAGGCCGCGCTTGCTACGGCTGCTGCGCACGCCGGCGAGGGGGCGGTGGTGGTCATTTCGACGTTGA
- a CDS encoding DoxX family protein produces the protein MNVFLWIVAGVLAAFFLGAGANKLLQSKAKLGANPQMKWTEDFSAGTLKFIGAVEVLGAIGLILPALLDIAPILVPLAAVGLAITMAGAIVVHVRRKEYQVLGINAVVLILAVVLAIFRFGPNSF, from the coding sequence ATGAACGTCTTTCTGTGGATCGTCGCCGGGGTACTGGCCGCCTTCTTCCTCGGGGCCGGGGCGAACAAACTGCTCCAGTCCAAGGCCAAACTGGGTGCGAACCCGCAGATGAAGTGGACCGAGGACTTCTCCGCCGGCACCCTCAAGTTCATCGGCGCGGTCGAGGTCCTGGGCGCGATCGGCCTGATCCTGCCCGCCCTGCTCGACATCGCGCCGATCCTCGTCCCGCTGGCCGCGGTCGGCCTCGCGATCACCATGGCCGGCGCCATCGTCGTCCACGTCCGCCGCAAGGAGTACCAGGTGCTCGGCATCAACGCCGTCGTACTGATCCTGGCCGTCGTACTGGCGATCTTCCGCTTCGGCCCGAACAGCTTCTAG
- a CDS encoding glucose 1-dehydrogenase: MRAMTVVPGKAGSASVGEVAEPPEADGTMLVEGVLAGICGTDLELVAGEFGSGRAGADQLVLGHESLGQVLEAPPGSGFSSGDLVAGIVRRPDPEPCPACARGEWDFCRNGLYTERGIKVEDGYGAERWRVDPYFAVRVPAELGRLGVLVEPASILTKAWEQVDHVGGRSWYEPKQVLVTGAGPIGLLAALIAAQRGYGVHVLDRSDEGPKPQLVRDLGGSFLTDLGDLQVQPDVVIEATGAGPVVVEAAKLLAPAGVMCLAGISPGPDRIDVQMDALVRQLVVRNAALVGTVNAAKRHYVDAVDVLLAADQTWLERLITRTVPLSDWPSALTKKPGDIKVVVDLRA, encoded by the coding sequence ATGCGGGCGATGACGGTGGTTCCGGGCAAGGCTGGCTCTGCGTCCGTCGGCGAGGTCGCCGAGCCGCCCGAGGCCGACGGCACGATGCTGGTCGAGGGAGTGCTGGCCGGGATCTGCGGCACCGACCTCGAGCTGGTCGCTGGTGAGTTCGGCAGCGGCAGGGCCGGGGCGGACCAGCTGGTGCTCGGCCACGAGTCGCTCGGCCAGGTGCTGGAGGCTCCGCCGGGCTCTGGCTTCTCCAGTGGGGACCTGGTCGCGGGCATCGTCCGGCGGCCCGACCCGGAGCCCTGTCCGGCGTGTGCGCGGGGTGAGTGGGACTTCTGTCGCAACGGGCTCTACACCGAGCGTGGCATCAAGGTCGAAGACGGGTACGGCGCTGAGCGGTGGCGGGTCGACCCCTACTTCGCCGTACGGGTCCCTGCTGAGCTGGGGCGGCTCGGCGTACTAGTGGAGCCCGCCAGCATCCTCACCAAGGCCTGGGAGCAGGTGGACCACGTTGGCGGCCGCTCCTGGTACGAGCCGAAGCAGGTGCTCGTCACCGGCGCCGGGCCGATCGGCCTGCTTGCCGCGCTGATCGCTGCGCAGCGTGGGTACGGCGTACACGTGCTGGACCGCTCTGACGAGGGTCCGAAGCCGCAGCTGGTGCGGGACCTGGGTGGGAGCTTCCTGACTGACCTGGGGGATCTGCAGGTCCAGCCGGACGTGGTCATCGAGGCCACTGGCGCCGGACCGGTTGTGGTGGAGGCCGCCAAGCTGCTCGCGCCGGCCGGAGTGATGTGCCTGGCCGGCATTTCGCCCGGGCCGGACCGCATCGACGTACAGATGGATGCTCTGGTCCGGCAGCTCGTCGTACGGAACGCTGCGCTCGTCGGGACGGTCAACGCCGCCAAGCGGCACTACGTCGACGCTGTGGACGTGTTGCTGGCGGCCGACCAGACCTGGTTGGAGCGGCTGATCACCCGGACGGTTCCGCTGTCGGACTGGCCCAGTGCGCTGACCAAGAAGCCCGGCGACATCAAGGTGGTCGTGGACCTTCGCGCCTGA
- a CDS encoding MarR family winged helix-turn-helix transcriptional regulator, which yields MAEDVRWLDPDELQGWMALAAMLFKLPGALDFQLQRDSGLNHFEYTVLAALSESPDRSRKMSDLAGEANGTLSRLSHVVKRLESRGFVHRRPCEDDGRITVATLTDEGYAYLVEAAPGHVEMVREYVIDALTPEQLEQLKAISHQILVKVDPGRSC from the coding sequence ATGGCGGAGGATGTGCGGTGGCTCGATCCCGATGAGCTGCAGGGGTGGATGGCGCTGGCGGCCATGCTGTTCAAGCTGCCGGGGGCGCTCGACTTCCAGCTGCAGCGCGACTCGGGCCTGAATCACTTCGAGTACACGGTGCTCGCCGCGCTGTCGGAATCGCCGGACCGGTCGCGCAAGATGAGCGACCTGGCCGGCGAGGCGAACGGCACGCTGTCGCGGCTGTCGCACGTGGTGAAGCGGCTGGAGAGTCGCGGGTTCGTGCATCGCCGTCCGTGCGAGGACGACGGCCGGATCACCGTCGCCACGCTGACCGACGAGGGCTACGCCTACCTGGTGGAGGCGGCGCCCGGTCATGTCGAGATGGTCCGCGAGTACGTCATCGACGCGCTCACGCCGGAGCAGCTCGAGCAGCTGAAGGCGATCAGCCATCAGATCCTCGTAAAGGTCGATCCCGGACGGTCCTGCTAA
- a CDS encoding ATP-binding cassette domain-containing protein, which produces MPQKTKSPLSSQNVFTSSLFGFRTAWRSSAALTTCSLGLLVVVSLLPGLQVVLIARLVDSVSTGDSGALTTGMIGVALCVAATEPLAQAVRALGYQIVSRARADLHGDLAHAVAAMPPSMLRRPETVDRVQSVKDAISMQTGYLYLNVLLALQGIIGAIGVCLAVFTFNVLSGLLVLLAALPVYLASSYLNRVQDRMDAPLAALSRRAGYLETLITHQRSATELNSLGTGQRVAAWTAAQYHTVADFESRLLRPLLKAQILAGVVTGALIAAALLVLVTEQATAGAAAGVVAAVAGAGAIRSAGFSLGSLAEASPRVGRHLQLLEDAPEPAPQSEAPAVHKIEAVDLRFSYDEVSPPALDGVSLSARRGEMVALVGPNGAGKTTAVNCLIGALDPSSGGVFINGQNAAQLEEAERLAVFGALSQEFGRFELRVRDAVGLGQPARALSDDDLADALTKAQAADVVAAMKSGLDTQLGDQWEGGVGISGGQWQRMALARIYARNAPVWILDEPTSAIDAEAEYEVFARLHRTRADRITIVVSHRAWTLQAMDRIYVLDNGSIVESGTFDELVAAGGRFTALFRSQMATSTSD; this is translated from the coding sequence ATGCCTCAGAAGACGAAATCACCGCTGTCGTCGCAGAATGTCTTCACCTCGTCATTGTTCGGTTTCCGGACCGCATGGCGAAGCTCGGCAGCGTTGACCACGTGCAGCTTGGGACTACTGGTGGTGGTGAGCCTGTTGCCGGGTCTGCAGGTGGTCCTGATCGCTCGTCTGGTCGACTCTGTGTCGACCGGAGATTCCGGTGCGTTGACCACGGGGATGATCGGCGTAGCACTCTGCGTCGCTGCGACGGAACCGCTGGCCCAGGCGGTCCGTGCGCTCGGCTATCAAATCGTCAGCCGAGCCCGCGCCGACCTCCACGGCGATTTGGCGCACGCAGTTGCCGCGATGCCTCCATCGATGCTGCGCCGGCCGGAGACCGTCGACCGGGTGCAGTCTGTGAAAGATGCGATTTCCATGCAGACTGGTTATCTGTACTTGAATGTCCTCCTGGCACTGCAGGGAATCATCGGCGCCATCGGTGTTTGTCTTGCCGTCTTTACCTTCAATGTCTTGTCCGGCCTGCTCGTCCTGCTGGCAGCCCTGCCCGTCTATCTGGCCTCCAGCTATCTCAATCGGGTCCAAGACCGGATGGACGCTCCCTTGGCAGCGCTGTCGAGACGCGCCGGCTATCTGGAGACACTGATCACTCATCAGCGCAGCGCGACTGAACTCAACAGCTTGGGTACAGGTCAGCGAGTTGCCGCATGGACGGCGGCTCAATATCACACTGTGGCCGACTTCGAGAGCCGCCTTCTACGGCCCCTGCTCAAGGCTCAGATCCTCGCCGGGGTGGTCACTGGCGCTCTGATCGCCGCCGCACTCCTGGTCCTCGTGACCGAGCAAGCAACGGCAGGAGCAGCAGCAGGAGTTGTCGCTGCAGTGGCCGGGGCCGGGGCGATCCGCTCTGCAGGATTCTCGCTCGGATCACTTGCCGAAGCATCGCCCAGGGTCGGCCGACATCTTCAGTTGCTCGAAGATGCCCCCGAACCAGCACCACAAAGCGAGGCGCCCGCCGTTCACAAGATCGAGGCAGTAGATCTCAGGTTCTCGTACGACGAAGTATCGCCGCCGGCACTCGACGGCGTGTCCCTCAGCGCGCGGCGCGGCGAGATGGTTGCACTGGTGGGACCCAATGGCGCAGGAAAAACGACGGCAGTGAACTGTCTGATCGGAGCGCTCGATCCGAGTTCGGGAGGCGTATTCATCAACGGACAGAACGCCGCTCAGCTCGAGGAGGCTGAACGTCTCGCGGTGTTCGGCGCGTTGTCGCAGGAGTTCGGCCGCTTCGAGCTGCGAGTACGCGACGCGGTGGGGTTGGGTCAGCCCGCACGGGCACTGTCTGACGACGATCTCGCGGACGCTCTGACAAAGGCTCAGGCGGCGGATGTCGTGGCGGCCATGAAGAGCGGGCTCGATACGCAGCTCGGTGACCAGTGGGAGGGTGGAGTCGGGATCTCCGGTGGCCAGTGGCAGCGCATGGCTCTGGCGAGGATTTATGCGCGTAACGCGCCCGTCTGGATTCTTGACGAGCCGACCTCAGCGATCGATGCAGAGGCCGAGTACGAGGTGTTCGCACGGCTTCATCGAACTCGTGCGGACCGGATCACGATCGTCGTCTCCCATCGAGCGTGGACGCTCCAAGCCATGGATCGGATCTATGTGCTCGACAACGGATCGATCGTGGAGTCGGGAACCTTCGACGAACTGGTCGCAGCAGGCGGCAGGTTCACTGCGCTCTTTCGGAGTCAGATGGCAACCAGCACGTCGGACTAG